The genome window CGGCACGGCGTCCCTGCTCGGCGGCCTGGCCGCATCCGGCTGGCATACCGCATCGATGCTGATGCGCCTGCTGTGCGACAACCTCCTTCTCGCCTCATCCTGCAGGGGCTCGCCCGGCGTCGAGGACCTGCGCTGGATGCGGCCCGTCCATCCCGGCGACACATTGACGGCACGTGCGGAGGTCGTATCGACCCGCGCCCTGCGGTCCCGCCCCGACCTTGGCCTCGTGCAGTTCGTCTTCACACTGACGAACCAGAAAGATATCGCCGTCATGAGCGAGAAGAGCGCAATCCTGTTCGAACGACGGGAGACAGGCCAATGAGTTGGTTCGAAGACCTGCAGATCGGGGAGGTCCGCGACCTTGGCGGCTACACGTTTACGGCCGAGGCGATCACGCAATTCGCCGGATCCTTCGACCCGCAGCCGTTTCACCTGTCCGACGCGGCGGCACGGGAAACGCATTTCGGAGCGCTCTGCGCGTCCGGCTGGCACACGGCCGCCGTGTGGATGAAACTCCTCGTGGCAAGCGTGAAGGCCGAGACGAAACGAACGGGAGAGCCGTCGCGCTTCGGCCCCTCGCCCGGTTTCTCCGACCTGAAATGGATCCGCCCGGTCTTCGCCGGCGACACCATCCGCTACACGTCCCGACTGGCGGACAAGACGCCCCTGAAGACCCGACCGGGCTGGGGACTTGCCATTCACGAGAACGAGGGCGTCAATCAGGACGGCGTGACGGTGTTTTCCTTCACCGGAAAAGTGCTCGTGGCCCGGCGACCGGACGCGTCCGGCTGACGCATGCCCTGCGTCAGATCTTGCGCGCGAAGACGACTTCGTCGTGGATCGGAATGCCGTATTCGCCGGTCAGCGGAATTTCCGGTTTGAGCTTGCGCTCCTCGTCGATGGCGCCGGGCACCAGCTTTTCCAGCCGGAAGCCGCGGCGCTGATAGAAGCGGAAGGCATCAAGGTTGTCGTTGGAGGTGCGCACCATCAGTCGGCGAATGCCGCTCTCGACCGCCGACCCGACGACCGAATTGAGCAGCAGCGTTCCAACGCCGCTCCAGCGGCTCAGCGAATCCAGCGTCAGGATTTCCCACTCGTCGTCCCGCTTGATCAGCGTGACCAGACCGGCGACCTCGCCATCGTCTTCGGCAATGAAGCCCGGCAGGCGGGACGCGTCGATCATCTCGCCCTCGATCAGGATCTCCGGGCTGGTCCAGCGCCGTGTCAGAAGGTCGACGACCGCGGGACGATCATCTTCCGTCGTGGCTCGGATGCTCACCGCCATTTTGCTACCCCTGTCAGTTGCAGCGCTTCGCGACCATCATGGCTCGGCGTCGCGCATTCATCTGTGCACCCATCGCGCATCGAGGCCCGTGCCGGCCTGCCAGCCGGCCCGTTCCAGCTCCGGATCAAGATGCTCCTCGGCCGGAAAGCCCATGCACAGATAGGCAATTAAGCGCCATGAAGGCGGCACGTCCAGCGCTCGTGTGACGATTTCAGGTTCCAGGATCGACACCCATCCAAGTCCCACCCCATGCGCGCGCGCCGCAAGCCACAACGTGTTGACGGCGCAGACGCAGGAATAGGCCAGCATCTCCGGCATGCTGCGCCGCCCCAGCCCTGCCCCCTGACGTGTCCCCTCATCGCAGAACACGGCGAGCTGAACCGGTGCGAGGGAAAGCCCCTCAAGCTTGAGGGTGGCATAGAGACGGGCTGATTCGCCCGAGTAGGATGCCAGCGCCTGGGAATTGGCCCGCTGGAAACTGGACCGCACGGCCTCGCGGCGCTCGGACTCGTCGACCGTCACGAAGCGCCAGGGCTGGCTGTTGCCCACCGATGGCGCCATATGCGCCGCTAGCAGCAGCCGTTGAAGCAGATCGTCGGCTATCGGATCCGTTCGGAAACGCCGCACGTCGCGGCGCCAGGCCAACAGATCCTCAAAGCGCGCGACAAACGCCGCGCTGAAGGCCGCTTCCCCACCCGGCCCGCCGCTATCCGGCGCCTGGGTCAATGCCCGGGAAACGCCACGAGCGTGCGCACCGGCACGCCGAGCGC of Stappia sp. ES.058 contains these proteins:
- a CDS encoding MaoC family dehydratase codes for the protein MSEFRYFEDFHPGETLSLGSKTVSRDEIVAFAAEFDPQPFHLDEDAGTASLLGGLAASGWHTASMLMRLLCDNLLLASSCRGSPGVEDLRWMRPVHPGDTLTARAEVVSTRALRSRPDLGLVQFVFTLTNQKDIAVMSEKSAILFERRETGQ
- a CDS encoding MaoC family dehydratase produces the protein MSWFEDLQIGEVRDLGGYTFTAEAITQFAGSFDPQPFHLSDAAARETHFGALCASGWHTAAVWMKLLVASVKAETKRTGEPSRFGPSPGFSDLKWIRPVFAGDTIRYTSRLADKTPLKTRPGWGLAIHENEGVNQDGVTVFSFTGKVLVARRPDASG
- a CDS encoding GNAT family N-acetyltransferase — encoded protein: MAVSIRATTEDDRPAVVDLLTRRWTSPEILIEGEMIDASRLPGFIAEDDGEVAGLVTLIKRDDEWEILTLDSLSRWSGVGTLLLNSVVGSAVESGIRRLMVRTSNDNLDAFRFYQRRGFRLEKLVPGAIDEERKLKPEIPLTGEYGIPIHDEVVFARKI
- the bluB gene encoding 5,6-dimethylbenzimidazole synthase, encoding MTQAPDSGGPGGEAAFSAAFVARFEDLLAWRRDVRRFRTDPIADDLLQRLLLAAHMAPSVGNSQPWRFVTVDESERREAVRSSFQRANSQALASYSGESARLYATLKLEGLSLAPVQLAVFCDEGTRQGAGLGRRSMPEMLAYSCVCAVNTLWLAARAHGVGLGWVSILEPEIVTRALDVPPSWRLIAYLCMGFPAEEHLDPELERAGWQAGTGLDARWVHR